TCGCGGGCACTTGAATACATAAAGTGTCCAGCGCCAACTCAGGGAAGTGAAACATCTCAGTACCTGAAGGAAAAGAAATCAAACGAGACTCCCAAAGTAGCGGCGAGCGAAATGGGATGAGCCCAAACCGGCTGGATTCGTTCAGCCGGGGTTGTAGGGCCGGCATAGGTGATTCATGAGTAGGCAGGGGAAATGAGCTGGAAAGCTCTGCCGGAGCGGGTGACAGCCCCGTACCTGAAACCGAAAGCGACACAGCCGGTACCTGAGTACCGCGAGACACGTGGAACCTCGTGGGAATCCGGGAGGACCATCTTCCAAGGCTAAGTACTAACCGACGACCGATAGTGTACCAGTACCGTGAGGGAAAGGTGAAAAGAACCTCTGTCAGAGGAGTGAAAGAGAATCTGAAACCTGGTGCTTACAAGCTGTGAGAGCGGACTTGTTCCGTGATCACGTGCCTTTTGCATAATGAGTCAGCGAGTTAATCTGTACTGCAAGGTTAAGCGTGAGTGGAGCCGTAGGGAAACCGAGTCTGACAAGGGCGACGAGTAGTGCGGATTAGACCCGAAACCGGGTGATCTATCCATGAGCAGGTTGAAGCAAGGGTAAAACCTTGTGGAGGACCGAACCAATACCGGCTGAAAACGGTTTGGATGACTTGTGGATAGGGGTGAAAGGCCAATCAAACCCGGTGATAGCTGGTTCTCCCCGAAATATATTGAGGTATAGCCTCATGGATTGTCTGCCGGAGGTAAAGCACTGACAGGGCTAGGGGTCCTACCAGATTACCAAACCCTATCAAACTCAGAATGCCGGTCAGATGTACCATGGGAGTCAGACGGCGGGTGCTAAGGTCCGTCGTCGAGAGGGTAAGAGCCCAGATCAACAGCTAAGGTCTCCAAATCCATGCTCAGTGGTTAAGGTGGTGACGTTGTAGAGACACCCAGGACGTTGGCTTAGAAGCAGCCATCGTTTAAAGAAAGCGTAATAGCTCACTGGTCTAATGACGTTGCGCCGAAAATGTAACGGGGCTAAGCATGGTACCGAAGCTTTGAATTCCGCGTAAGCGGTCTGGTAGGGGAGCGTTCTTCACGGGCAGAAGGTGTGTCGCAAGGCATGCTGGACTGTGGAGAAGTGATTATGCTGACATGAGTAACGATAAAACGGGTGAAAAACCCGTTCGCCGTAAACCCAAGGTTTTCCGGGTAAAGGTAATCTTCCCGGAGTTAGTCGGCCCCTAAGGCGAGGCTGAAAGGCGTAGCTGATGGGAAACGTGTTAATATTCACGTACTTGTGTGTTCGCGCGATGAAGGGACGCAGGAAGATAGGCAAGCCGGGCGCTGGTTGTCCCGGTGCAAGCGTGTAGGGATGAGGAGCTGGCAAATCCGCTTCTCTCTATCCTGAGACGCGAGTCCGTGCCCGCAAGGGCTGAAGTTGTCGAGTCTATGCTGCCTAGAAAAGCTTCTAAGTATAGGACACGCAAACCGTACCGGAAACCAACTCAGGTGGGTGGGATGAATAATCCAAGGCGCTCGAGAGAACTCTGGCCAAGGAACTCGGCAAAATAACCCCGTACCTTCGGAAGAAGGGGTGCTTTTTAGGGTGAAGCGATTCACTCTGCCGAGCCCTGAAAAGCCGCAGAGAAATGGTGGTGGCGACTGTTTACTAAAAACATAGGTCTGTGCCAAGTCGTATAGACGACGTATACGGACTGACGCCTGCCCGGTGCTGGAAGGTTAAAAGGAGGAGTCAGCGCAAGCGAAGCTCCGAATTGAAGCCCCAGTAAACGGCGGCCGTAACTATAACGGTCCTAAGGTAGCGAAATTCCTTGTCGGGTAAGTTCCGACCTGCACGAATGGCGTAACGATCTCCACACTGTCTCGGCCAGAGACTCGGTGAAATTGAAGTCGCGGTGAAAATGCCGTGTACCCGCAGAAAGACGGAAAGACCCTGTGCACCTTTACTATAGCTTGACATTGGGATTTGAGCCTGCATGTGTAGCATAGGTGGGAGCCTGTGAACCCTGTACGCCAGTATGGGGGGAGGCAACGTTGAAATACCACCCTTGTTTGTTCAGGTCCCTAACTCTTCGCCGTTACCCGGTAAGAGGACAGTGTCTGGTGGGTAGTTTGACTGGGGCGGTCGCCTCCCAAAATGTAACGGAGGCATGCAAAGGTTCCCTCAGGCTGATTGGAAACCAGCCGTCGAGTGCAAACGCAGAAGGGAGCTTGACTGCAAGAGAGACATCTCGAGCAGGTACGAAAGTAGGTGTTAGTGATCCGGTGATCCCGAATGGAAGGGTCATCGCTCATTGGATAAAAGGTACGCCGGGGATAACAGGCTGATCGCATCCAAGAGTTCACATCGACGATGCGGTTTGGCACCTCGATGTCGGCTCATCACATCCTGGGGCTGAAGCAGGTCCCAAGGGTACGGCTGTTCGCCGTTTAAAGTGGTACGCGAGCTGGGTTTAAAACGTCGTGAGACAGTTTGGTCCCTATCTTCTGTGGGCGTAGGAGAATTGAAAGGGCCTGTCCCTAGTACGAGAGGACCGGGATGGACACACCACTGGTGGACCTGTTGTCGTGCCAACGGCACAGCAGGGTAGCTATGTGTGGAAGGGATAACCGCTGAAAGCATCTAAGCGGGAAGCCTGCCTTAAGATAAGTTCTCCCTGACGCAAGTCCTGAAGGGCCGAGGTAGACGACCTCGTCGATAGGCTGGAGGTGGAAGCCCTGTGAGGGGTGGAGCTGACCAGTACTAATAGCCCGTGCGTCTTGTTTCTCGAAAAAACCTTCCATCCCTGTTTCAATATTTTGACAATGGCATCTCGGTTGTGTTGCCGCATTTCGGAGCAGATGTTCGAATGTGGCAAGGCGCATCAGCCGGGAGCGCAGGGAGTGGGCAAAGAAGCCCATGACCAGGCGCCCGGAGCCGTGCAACGCAGCCAGATTCGAAGAGATGCCCCGAAATTTCTTTGGTAGCCATAGAGGAGAGGGTACACCCGACCCCATTCCGAACTCGGAAGTTAAGCTCTCCATCGCCGATGATACTGCATAACGTCATGTGGGAAAGTAGGCCGCTGCCAAAGATCGTTCGAGACCCCCTTGCCGCTTTCAGCGCGAGGGGGTCTTTTTTGTATGGCGCGCCTCCGCGCGGCGCGCGCCTGCCCGATCCCCCAGCGGCCGGACCTCCCCTCCGCAATTTTGCCGCTCACCGGAGGGATGCATCAGACAAGCGTGCGCCTGCCCGGAGCCGGTCCTGTCAGGCCATTGGGGTACAAAAAATTGTCCTTTCGCTCTTGACGAGAGGTAGGGCCGTGCGTATGGTGGAGTAACAAAATTTGTACTCTTATGGGAAGTGTACAGTTTTGTTGGAATCTGGCTGGTGAGGCTGCCCTGGGGAGGAACGCCCCACATCAGGGCCAGAAAATTTCTCTCAGGAAGGAAGGTTTTTATCATGAAAAAGCTGATGACCCTCGCTCTTGCTGCGGGCATGCTGCTGGGCGCCGCCACCGGTGCCAGCGCCATTGATTTCAAGGCCAAAGGCCAGTGGCTGATGGGTTTTGCCGCCGGCGACGGCGCTCTTGTGAGCCACAAGAAGCTTGACAAGGCGAGTAACCACAATAAGGCTGCCGACACCGACGATACCTTCAGCGCCATGCAGCGTCTGCGCCTGCAGTTGGATGCCGTGGCTTCCGAATCCCTGTCCGGTACCGTGTACTTTGAAATTGGTGACACTACGTGGGGCCAGAATTCCTCCGGCGGCGCCCTGGGCGCTGACTCCAACAGCGTCGTGGAGCTGAAAAATGCCTACATCGACTGGATGGTGCCCAATACTGCCCTCAAGTTCCGCATGGGTATCCAGACTATCACCATGCCCAACGTGGCCGGTGGTTCCGCCGTGCTGGATGACGATGCCGCCGGTATCGTGGCCAACTACCAGTTCAATGAAAACGTGGGCCTGACCGCTGTGTGGGCCCGCCTGTTCAATGATAACTGGAACAGCGCCTCCACGCGTTGGGATGCCGCTTCTGATGACGCCAACTACCACGATAATGTGGATATGTTCGCTCTCATGCTGCCCCTGACCTTTGACGGCGTGAAGGTGACCCCCTGGGCCATGTACGGCATGATCGGTGCCAATTCCTGGGATGCCATCGACCATGATATGCACAAGGGCAGCTATCCTGCCTACAGCCTGCGTCCCTATCCGCTGGCCTACAATGGCGGCACTTTTGATACCGACAAGGCTTATGGTTCCGCCTTCTGGGCCGGTCTGCCCATTTCCGTCACGGCTTTCGATCCGCTGAACATCGAGCTGGACATCAACTACGGCTATATCGAATCCATGGGTCGTTACAAGGCCGAGCGCTTTGATGGTAGCAACACCTTCCGCATGGGCGACACCAAGCGTGAAGGCTGGCTGGTCAAGGCCCTGGTGGAATACAAGATGGATTGGGGTACCCCCGGCATCTTCGGCTGGTACTCCTCCGGTGACGACGGCAACGTCAAGAACGGTTCCGAGCGTATGCCTACCATCTCCGGTTGCGGCAACTTCATGTCCTTCATGGGCGATGCCAACTACGGCTGGGGCGACAGTCGTCTGTATGACCGCAACCTGACCTATGCCGGCACCTGGGGCGTGGGCCTGCGTATCCACGACATGAGCTTCGTGGAAGACCTGAAGCACTCCTTCCGTGTGGCCTACTGGGGCGGTACCAACAGCCCGTCCATGGCCAAGTATGTGGGCAACTCCTGGGGCTGGAACGGCAGCGCTGATGGTGCTTACGGTACCCCCGAAGGTCCGTATCTGACCACCAACGACGGTCTGCTGGAATTCAACCTGGTCAACAGCTACCAGATCTACGAAAATCTGGAAGCCAACCTGGAACTGGGCTACATCGTGAACATGGTTGACGACGACACCTGGAAGCGCAGCTACCGTTCCGATTCCTACAAGAAGCAGGATGCCTGGAAGGCCCAGCTGATCTTCGCTTACAGCTTCTAGTCGTTACGACCGGAATGCTTTCCAAGGGGGGCGCAAGCCCCCCTTTTGCATTATGGCGTTAGCCTGTTCGCACCTGGCAGGCGCGAAGCGGGACAGGCCCTGCCTCAGGCTGGTGTTTTTGATACCGGCGCGGGCATCTTTCCGGGCGGAGCCATGCCTACCGGTGGCGCCCTGTTGCGGATGCCGCCCCTTGCCGGGGCCCTTTCCGGCCCGGGGCTGTCCTCTCCGGCATGCGGCGGCCCCTTGCCTTGCCCCTGCCGACCGCCTATGCTGGGCCGCCAAGCGGGGACTGTCCCTGTCCGCCGGTTCCCCGTCTGCTTTTTCGAAGAGGGCCGTTCCCCCACTGCACATCATCGTGTCTGACGGAGCCCGCCGGAAGGGCGTGCCCTGTTCCTGCCGTTGGGGGAGGACAGGCTCCGTTTCCTGCACGAGGTCCCATGTTCGCCCGTATCGCCCTGCTGTCCGCGCCTTACAGTACCCTGACCTATGTCCTGCCGGATATCTTCCCGAAGACGTTCTGGCAGGAAGGTTTGCGCATGGCCATCCCCCTGGGGCGGGGGGCGTTGCGGGCGGGCATCATCCTGGAATGCCGGGAGCACAGCGATCTTCCTGACGGGGTCACCTGCAGGGAGGCGGTCTGGCCGCTGGAGACCGTTCCCCTGCTTTCGGAAGAGGTCAGGGCCCTGGCACGGGATCTGGCCATCCGGCAGGGGCTGGAGCCGGGGAGGGTGCTGGGGCATGTCTTGCCGCAGGGCTTGCGCCAGGTGGGGCTGCGTATCCGCTGGCTGGCTGCGGACAAGGATTTTTCCTGCACCGTGAAAGAGACCGGAGAGCTGGCGCCTGAGCTGCGCCGGGCTCTGGCCGCGGCCCTGTGCCGGGGCGAGGCCCGGCTCCTGCCACCGGGCCGGGATGCCGCCGGTGAGGAGATGTGTCTGCTGCGGGTGGATCCGCCCTGGCCGGTACGGCCGCAGGCCATACGGCAGCGCGAGATTCTGGAATATCTGCATGAACGGGGACAGGTCAGCCGCCGTCAACTGGCGCGGGAGCTGGGCACGGGCAGTGCTCCGGCCCTGCGTTCCCTGCTTCATGCCGGCCTGGTGGCCCTGCGGCACGCCGATGCCGATG
This is a stretch of genomic DNA from Desulfovibrio piger. It encodes these proteins:
- a CDS encoding outer membrane homotrimeric porin, translated to MKKLMTLALAAGMLLGAATGASAIDFKAKGQWLMGFAAGDGALVSHKKLDKASNHNKAADTDDTFSAMQRLRLQLDAVASESLSGTVYFEIGDTTWGQNSSGGALGADSNSVVELKNAYIDWMVPNTALKFRMGIQTITMPNVAGGSAVLDDDAAGIVANYQFNENVGLTAVWARLFNDNWNSASTRWDAASDDANYHDNVDMFALMLPLTFDGVKVTPWAMYGMIGANSWDAIDHDMHKGSYPAYSLRPYPLAYNGGTFDTDKAYGSAFWAGLPISVTAFDPLNIELDINYGYIESMGRYKAERFDGSNTFRMGDTKREGWLVKALVEYKMDWGTPGIFGWYSSGDDGNVKNGSERMPTISGCGNFMSFMGDANYGWGDSRLYDRNLTYAGTWGVGLRIHDMSFVEDLKHSFRVAYWGGTNSPSMAKYVGNSWGWNGSADGAYGTPEGPYLTTNDGLLEFNLVNSYQIYENLEANLELGYIVNMVDDDTWKRSYRSDSYKKQDAWKAQLIFAYSF